From a region of the Zingiber officinale cultivar Zhangliang chromosome 4B, Zo_v1.1, whole genome shotgun sequence genome:
- the LOC121975549 gene encoding receptor-like serine/threonine-protein kinase SD1-7 isoform X1, which translates to MQQLFLFRFLEIVAVMLFVVGQSSSSGDTMIQDTSLVNGQTLRSTGELFQLGFFSLDNSSGKGYLGIWYCNFTPQEGIVVWIANRNKSVNTAMASFNLTSDGNLILFEDDQTVWSTGTRSTGLNSARLQLLDSGNLVLNDSNLILWQSFEHSNDSSTQLPGMKFGFVKRTNTSRRQVSWKNSTDPSPGDYTHMIRALPIPDLVIFNGSAKYHRSGLWNGYGFVGYPSIASNQVTNPANYTFVSNENESYFMVNYRASPTPVLIRSTLWANGTIQRWFLDRGGNREWQLLSSIPADECDMYNLCGRNRVCTNKYVAVECQCLDGFVNITENGREAGCEREKPLNCSSNQFSKVQNVKVPDTENATPRGNMSLDDCKNLCSDNCSCVAYAVISGSYGCITWLGDLLDLRTFVDEGDDLYVRLAESSTKKHVWAAIAIPLLLGFFLLCCVGVLVWRKRKRASTRLPLQLPNVKEGNSTTCDDVSESRLVSIDSEDSCLHNNDKGVDMINTLGLLPSYNLETIKTATNDFSDGNKLGEGGFGVVYMGQLEDGQKIAVKKLSRNSSQGPNQFQNELSLIAKLQHRNLVRLLGCCIEDTERIIILEYMENKSLDAFIYDKTKCSLLNWQKRLEIIVGIARGLLYLHQDSVLRVIHRDLKPSNILLDKDMIPKISDFGIARIFEGDRALEDGTTRPIGTFGYMAPEYLLYGQFSFKSDVFSFGVIVLEILSGKKNRTFGQTNSNLNLLQHSYKLWKEGRSLEILNDAVSCSYPTIELLRCIRMALLCVQDNHEERPTMTEVVMMLASDEQLLTPLKQPTITSIYSEGDCSTKEMSITITGR; encoded by the exons GAGATACAATGATCCAGGACACTTCACTTGTGAATGGCCAGACTTTGAGATCGACAGGAGAATTGTTCCAACTGGGCTTCTTCAGTCTAGATAATAGTTCAGGGAAGGGATACTTAGGAATCTGGTACTGTAATTTCACACCGCAAGAAGGCATTGTAGTATGGATCGCCAATCGGAACAAGTCTGTCAACACAGCCATGGCATCCTTCAACCTCACTTCCGATGGAAATCTAATCTTATTTGAGGATGACCAAACAGTTTGGTCGACGGGAACGAGATCCACAGGACTCAATTCTGCACGCTTGCAGCTTTTAGATTCTGGAAACCTCGTGCTGAACGACAGCAACTTGATTCTATGGCAGAGCTTTGAGCACTCAAATGACAGCAGCACACAGCTCCCTGGCATGAAGTTCGGATTTGTCAAACGGACCAACACATCACGGCGGCAAGTGTCATGGAAAAACTCCACGGATCCTTCTCCGGGAGACTACACCCATATGATTCGTGCTCTACCTATTCCGGATTTGGTCATTTTTAACGGATCCGCCAAATACCATCGCAGCGGCCTATGGAACGGATATGGGTTCGTCGGCTATCCATCGATAGCAAGCAACCAGGTGACCAACCCAGCAAATTACACGTTTGTGTCCAACGAGAATGAGAGCTATTTTATGGTTAATTACAGAGCCTCACCGACGCCGGTACTGATTCGGTCAACGTTGTGGGCCAATGGAACCATCCAGCGTTGGTTTCTTGACAGAGGTGGCAATAGAGAGTGGCAGCTTCTGTCGTCGATTCCGGCGGACGAGTGCGATATGTACAATCTCTGCGGCCGCAACAGAGTGTGCACCAATAAATACGTTGCTGTCGAGTGCCAGTGCTTGGACGGGTTCGTAAATATTACGGAGAATGGAAGAGAGGCCGGATGCGAGAGGGAAAAGCCTTTGAATTGCTCGTCGAACCAGTTTTCCAAGGTGCAGAACGTGAAGGTGCCTGACACTGAGAACGCTACACCACGAGGAAACATGAGTCTCGATGACTGCAAGAATTTGTGCTCGGATAATTGCTCATGCGTGGCGTATGCGGTGATCAGTGGGTCTTATGGATGCATAACTTGGCTTGGTGATCTGTTGGATCTCAGAACTTTTGTCGATGAAGGAGATGATTTATACGTTCGGCTCGCAG AATCATCCACAAAGAAGCACGTCTGGGCGGCGATAGCCATTCCTCTGTTACTGGGATTTTTTCTTCTATGTTGTGTTGGCGTACTCGtttggaggaagagaaaaagagcGTCAACCAGATTGCCATTACAATTGCCAAATGTAAAGGAAG GTAACTCGACGACTTGTGATGATGTATCGGAGTCCAGGTTGGTTTCGATCGACTCAGAAGATTCTTGTCTGCATAATAATGATAAAGGAGTAG ATATGATCAACACATTGGGGTTACTACCTTCCTACAATTTGGAGACAATAAAAACTGCAACAAACGACTTCTCTGATGGAAACAAACTGGGAGAAGGTGGATTTGGTGTTGTTTACATG GGTCAATTAGAAGATGGACAAAAGATTGCTGTCAAGAAATTGTCAAGAAACTCCTCACAAGGCCCAAATCAATTCCAAAATGAACTCTCACTGATAGCCAAGTTACAACATAGAAACCTTGTTCGACTTTTAGGCTGTTGTATCGAAGACACGGAGAGAATTATAATTCTTGAATACATGGAAAACAAGAGCTTAGACGCCTTCATTTATG ATAAAACAAAATGTTCCTTGCTAAATTGGCAAAAACGTCTTGAGATTATAGTTGGTATTGCTCGAGGACTTTTGTACCTTCATCAAGACTCTGTCTTGAGAGTCATTCATCGCGATCTTAAGCCAAGTAATATCCTTCTTGATAAGGACATGATTCCAAAGATTTCAGATTTTGGCATTGCAAGGATATTTGAAGGAGATAGAGCTCTTGAGGATGGAACCACAAGACCTATTGGAACATT TGGATATATGGCTCCTGAGTACTTGTTATATGGACAATTCTCATTTAAGTCAGACGTATTTAGTTTTGGTGTGATAGTACTAGAAATCTTGAGCGGCAAGAAGAATCGAACATTCGGTCAAACAAATTCTAATTTAAACCTTTTACAGCAT TCTTATAAACTTTGGAAGGAAGGTAGATCCTTGGAGATTCTCAATGATGCAGTAAGTTGCTCATATCCAACAATCGAACTTTTACGTTGCATTCGAATGGCTCTTTTATGTGTACAAGATAACCATGAAGAAAGACCAACAATGACAGAGGTAGTGATGATGTTAGCAAGTGATGAGCAACTTCTAACTCCACTCAAGCAACCTACAATAACATCAATTTATAGTGAAGGAGATTGCTCTACTAAAGAAATGAGTATCACAATCACAGGTCGATGA
- the LOC121975549 gene encoding receptor-like serine/threonine-protein kinase SD1-7 isoform X2 produces MASFNLTSDGNLILFEDDQTVWSTGTRSTGLNSARLQLLDSGNLVLNDSNLILWQSFEHSNDSSTQLPGMKFGFVKRTNTSRRQVSWKNSTDPSPGDYTHMIRALPIPDLVIFNGSAKYHRSGLWNGYGFVGYPSIASNQVTNPANYTFVSNENESYFMVNYRASPTPVLIRSTLWANGTIQRWFLDRGGNREWQLLSSIPADECDMYNLCGRNRVCTNKYVAVECQCLDGFVNITENGREAGCEREKPLNCSSNQFSKVQNVKVPDTENATPRGNMSLDDCKNLCSDNCSCVAYAVISGSYGCITWLGDLLDLRTFVDEGDDLYVRLAESSTKKHVWAAIAIPLLLGFFLLCCVGVLVWRKRKRASTRLPLQLPNVKEGNSTTCDDVSESRLVSIDSEDSCLHNNDKGVDMINTLGLLPSYNLETIKTATNDFSDGNKLGEGGFGVVYMGQLEDGQKIAVKKLSRNSSQGPNQFQNELSLIAKLQHRNLVRLLGCCIEDTERIIILEYMENKSLDAFIYDKTKCSLLNWQKRLEIIVGIARGLLYLHQDSVLRVIHRDLKPSNILLDKDMIPKISDFGIARIFEGDRALEDGTTRPIGTFGYMAPEYLLYGQFSFKSDVFSFGVIVLEILSGKKNRTFGQTNSNLNLLQHSYKLWKEGRSLEILNDAVSCSYPTIELLRCIRMALLCVQDNHEERPTMTEVVMMLASDEQLLTPLKQPTITSIYSEGDCSTKEMSITITGR; encoded by the exons ATGGCATCCTTCAACCTCACTTCCGATGGAAATCTAATCTTATTTGAGGATGACCAAACAGTTTGGTCGACGGGAACGAGATCCACAGGACTCAATTCTGCACGCTTGCAGCTTTTAGATTCTGGAAACCTCGTGCTGAACGACAGCAACTTGATTCTATGGCAGAGCTTTGAGCACTCAAATGACAGCAGCACACAGCTCCCTGGCATGAAGTTCGGATTTGTCAAACGGACCAACACATCACGGCGGCAAGTGTCATGGAAAAACTCCACGGATCCTTCTCCGGGAGACTACACCCATATGATTCGTGCTCTACCTATTCCGGATTTGGTCATTTTTAACGGATCCGCCAAATACCATCGCAGCGGCCTATGGAACGGATATGGGTTCGTCGGCTATCCATCGATAGCAAGCAACCAGGTGACCAACCCAGCAAATTACACGTTTGTGTCCAACGAGAATGAGAGCTATTTTATGGTTAATTACAGAGCCTCACCGACGCCGGTACTGATTCGGTCAACGTTGTGGGCCAATGGAACCATCCAGCGTTGGTTTCTTGACAGAGGTGGCAATAGAGAGTGGCAGCTTCTGTCGTCGATTCCGGCGGACGAGTGCGATATGTACAATCTCTGCGGCCGCAACAGAGTGTGCACCAATAAATACGTTGCTGTCGAGTGCCAGTGCTTGGACGGGTTCGTAAATATTACGGAGAATGGAAGAGAGGCCGGATGCGAGAGGGAAAAGCCTTTGAATTGCTCGTCGAACCAGTTTTCCAAGGTGCAGAACGTGAAGGTGCCTGACACTGAGAACGCTACACCACGAGGAAACATGAGTCTCGATGACTGCAAGAATTTGTGCTCGGATAATTGCTCATGCGTGGCGTATGCGGTGATCAGTGGGTCTTATGGATGCATAACTTGGCTTGGTGATCTGTTGGATCTCAGAACTTTTGTCGATGAAGGAGATGATTTATACGTTCGGCTCGCAG AATCATCCACAAAGAAGCACGTCTGGGCGGCGATAGCCATTCCTCTGTTACTGGGATTTTTTCTTCTATGTTGTGTTGGCGTACTCGtttggaggaagagaaaaagagcGTCAACCAGATTGCCATTACAATTGCCAAATGTAAAGGAAG GTAACTCGACGACTTGTGATGATGTATCGGAGTCCAGGTTGGTTTCGATCGACTCAGAAGATTCTTGTCTGCATAATAATGATAAAGGAGTAG ATATGATCAACACATTGGGGTTACTACCTTCCTACAATTTGGAGACAATAAAAACTGCAACAAACGACTTCTCTGATGGAAACAAACTGGGAGAAGGTGGATTTGGTGTTGTTTACATG GGTCAATTAGAAGATGGACAAAAGATTGCTGTCAAGAAATTGTCAAGAAACTCCTCACAAGGCCCAAATCAATTCCAAAATGAACTCTCACTGATAGCCAAGTTACAACATAGAAACCTTGTTCGACTTTTAGGCTGTTGTATCGAAGACACGGAGAGAATTATAATTCTTGAATACATGGAAAACAAGAGCTTAGACGCCTTCATTTATG ATAAAACAAAATGTTCCTTGCTAAATTGGCAAAAACGTCTTGAGATTATAGTTGGTATTGCTCGAGGACTTTTGTACCTTCATCAAGACTCTGTCTTGAGAGTCATTCATCGCGATCTTAAGCCAAGTAATATCCTTCTTGATAAGGACATGATTCCAAAGATTTCAGATTTTGGCATTGCAAGGATATTTGAAGGAGATAGAGCTCTTGAGGATGGAACCACAAGACCTATTGGAACATT TGGATATATGGCTCCTGAGTACTTGTTATATGGACAATTCTCATTTAAGTCAGACGTATTTAGTTTTGGTGTGATAGTACTAGAAATCTTGAGCGGCAAGAAGAATCGAACATTCGGTCAAACAAATTCTAATTTAAACCTTTTACAGCAT TCTTATAAACTTTGGAAGGAAGGTAGATCCTTGGAGATTCTCAATGATGCAGTAAGTTGCTCATATCCAACAATCGAACTTTTACGTTGCATTCGAATGGCTCTTTTATGTGTACAAGATAACCATGAAGAAAGACCAACAATGACAGAGGTAGTGATGATGTTAGCAAGTGATGAGCAACTTCTAACTCCACTCAAGCAACCTACAATAACATCAATTTATAGTGAAGGAGATTGCTCTACTAAAGAAATGAGTATCACAATCACAGGTCGATGA